The following proteins are co-located in the Polystyrenella longa genome:
- a CDS encoding type I restriction-modification system subunit M, translated as MITGELKSKVDSIWNTMWSGGISNPLSVIEQLTYLLFIKRLDELHTLQEHKSNRTGKPIEDPIFNKKQNHLRWSRFKETAPETMYVTVKDDVFPFIKTLGSNGGAEEEGDSTYSHHMKDAIFMMPTPRVLANVVDQLDSIDMADADTKGDLYEYMLGKIASAGQNGQFRTPRHIIRLMVDMTAPTPKDTICDPACGTAGFLIAASEYLREHHGDAIYKTATSRRKFNSGTFHGYDFDSTMLRIGSMNMLLHGVENPDIRYRDSLAQSDLDDAERFSLLLANPPFAGSLDYESTAKDLQQIVKTKKTELLFLALFLRLLQTGGRAAVIVPDGVLFGSSKAHKALRKILVEDQKLDGVISMPSGVFKPYAGVSTAILIFTKTNSGGTDHVWFYDMQSDGFSRDDKRTPEPDKSNLPDILKRWQNQTGEKKRKRTEPSFLVPKDEIAGKDYDLSINRYKEVEYEAVEHDPPQEILQRLAKLEEEIAEGRKEMEGMIG; from the coding sequence ATGATCACTGGCGAATTGAAATCCAAAGTTGACAGCATCTGGAACACGATGTGGTCGGGTGGTATCTCGAACCCGCTGTCTGTTATTGAGCAGTTGACCTATCTGCTGTTCATCAAGCGGTTGGACGAGCTGCATACATTGCAGGAACACAAATCTAATCGTACCGGCAAGCCGATTGAGGATCCGATCTTCAATAAGAAGCAGAACCACCTGCGCTGGTCGCGGTTCAAGGAGACGGCTCCGGAGACGATGTATGTTACGGTGAAGGACGATGTCTTTCCTTTCATCAAGACCCTGGGCAGCAATGGGGGTGCGGAAGAGGAGGGGGATTCGACCTACTCCCACCACATGAAGGACGCTATCTTCATGATGCCGACCCCGCGGGTGTTGGCGAACGTGGTCGACCAGCTTGACAGTATCGACATGGCGGATGCCGACACGAAGGGGGACCTGTACGAGTACATGCTCGGCAAGATTGCCAGTGCGGGACAGAACGGACAATTTCGGACGCCGCGGCATATCATCCGGTTGATGGTGGACATGACCGCCCCGACACCGAAGGATACGATCTGCGACCCGGCCTGTGGCACGGCCGGTTTCCTGATCGCGGCATCGGAATACCTGCGAGAGCATCACGGGGACGCTATCTATAAGACCGCAACCAGTCGGAGGAAGTTCAACTCGGGCACGTTCCACGGTTACGACTTTGACAGCACCATGCTTCGTATCGGCAGCATGAACATGCTCCTGCATGGTGTCGAAAACCCCGACATCCGCTATCGCGATTCGCTCGCCCAGTCCGATCTGGACGATGCCGAGCGGTTCTCGCTCCTGCTCGCGAATCCTCCCTTTGCCGGCAGTCTGGACTACGAGTCGACCGCCAAGGATCTGCAGCAGATCGTCAAGACGAAAAAGACGGAGCTCCTGTTCCTGGCCCTGTTCCTGCGACTGCTGCAGACGGGGGGACGGGCGGCGGTGATTGTGCCGGACGGGGTGCTGTTCGGGTCGTCGAAGGCGCACAAGGCGCTGCGGAAAATCCTGGTTGAGGATCAGAAGCTCGACGGGGTGATCTCGATGCCGTCGGGGGTCTTCAAACCGTACGCCGGTGTTTCGACCGCGATTCTGATCTTCACGAAGACCAACTCGGGCGGCACCGACCACGTCTGGTTCTACGACATGCAGTCCGATGGTTTTTCACGAGACGACAAACGGACACCGGAACCCGACAAAAGTAACCTCCCCGACATCCTCAAACGCTGGCAGAACCAAACAGGGGAGAAAAAACGGAAACGGACGGAGCCGAGTTTTCTGGTCCCGAAAGACGAAATCGCCGGTAAAGACTACGATCTCTCCATTAATCGCTACAAGGAAGTTGAATACGAAGCGGTCGAGCATGATCCTCCGCAGGAGATTCTCCAGCGGCTGGCGAAACTGGAGGAGGAGATCGCCGAGGGACGGAAGGAAATGGAGGGGATGATCGGATGA
- a CDS encoding restriction endonuclease, with product MAIPNYQKCMRPLLEMISDGESYRMRDLVERIADHFTLTAAERQQLLPSNTQTIISNRTHWAKTYLKKAGLVDSPVRGVSKITDEGLKLLQSHSGEINTTVLAQYDSFNEFKQTSTTATDESAEEDSASDETPEEALETADRLLRDSLASDLLEKALSCSPQFFEQLVVDLLVAMGYGGSVKDAGQALGKSGDGGIDGVIKEDKLGLDLVCIQAKRWQGTVGRPLVQAFAGSMEGFRARKGVLITTGKFSKDALDYIDRIERKIVLIDGLQLCQLMIEHNVGVSIARSYQVKKIDIDYFDSEDL from the coding sequence ATGGCCATACCCAATTACCAGAAATGCATGCGTCCCTTACTCGAGATGATTTCCGATGGGGAATCGTATCGTATGCGAGATCTCGTGGAACGGATCGCAGATCACTTTACTTTGACTGCGGCAGAACGTCAGCAACTCCTTCCCAGTAATACTCAGACGATTATTTCGAATCGTACCCACTGGGCTAAAACCTATTTGAAAAAAGCAGGATTAGTAGATAGCCCCGTGAGAGGAGTCTCGAAGATAACTGACGAAGGACTGAAGTTACTTCAGTCTCACTCGGGTGAGATCAACACCACAGTACTGGCTCAGTACGATTCGTTTAATGAATTTAAACAGACTTCGACGACTGCCACTGATGAGTCGGCGGAGGAAGACTCTGCTTCCGATGAGACTCCGGAAGAAGCATTGGAGACTGCGGATAGACTACTCCGGGATTCTCTGGCGAGTGATCTACTGGAGAAAGCACTGAGCTGTTCTCCTCAGTTCTTTGAGCAATTGGTTGTAGACCTGCTGGTGGCCATGGGGTATGGAGGGTCCGTTAAGGATGCTGGCCAAGCTTTAGGAAAGTCGGGGGATGGTGGTATCGATGGAGTGATTAAAGAAGACAAGCTGGGACTCGATCTTGTCTGTATTCAGGCGAAGCGATGGCAGGGGACTGTTGGTCGGCCTCTCGTGCAGGCATTTGCGGGAAGCATGGAGGGGTTCAGAGCTCGCAAAGGTGTCTTAATCACGACAGGCAAGTTCTCAAAGGATGCTCTTGATTACATTGATCGAATTGAACGTAAGATTGTGCTAATTGATGGTCTGCAGCTCTGTCAGTTGATGATCGAACACAATGTCGGTGTCTCGATTGCCCGTAGTTACCAGGTAAAGAAGATTGATATCGATTACTTTGATTCAGAAGACCTTTGA